The genomic interval ACTGTAACAGTGTAACTTCATTAGCCTTGATTCAAATTAGTAATCAGTAAATTATCGATTCCGAGTACCAACTAGAGCTAGGCCTCGCAGcctcgtcgccgctcgccgttcCCATTGCTCCACTTGGCAACATCGGCGTTGTGCTGCCTGCTGCCGTGAGGCGTAATGCTGTCGCTGCCGCCTGCTGTACTGCACACACGCAGCAAGTCGCGTCTCTCCACGAGTGAACACTAAAAAGTAAACAGTTAAGACGGAGCGACATATGTCTTCCGCCTGGGCACCTAGCGTAGCTCCTGATCTAGGGCCAAGCTGCAGGCCTACTCCGAGGCGGGGGCCCCCAAAAATAGGGGGCCTTGTGCGGCCGCCGTGCTCGCACATGGCCTTAGACGGCCCTGACAAAGACATGTTAACTGGGTACATAAATGCACAAACAGTCATGCCGTCAACATCGATACTTGTCGAGTAGGCGGCTAATGCACAAACAGTCAAGGTACTACTGAAAAAACTACCACATACTATTTTGTACAGCTATTATGCATAAATTCCATAGCTAGCTGGTTGATGTTGACACAAAATGGGGTTCTGTGAAACATTTGGGCCCAAAACCTGGGTTAGTTGAAATAAATTGCAAAATCTGGGTTCTTATGTTACTAGTACCACACTACCACTAAAACTGCAGATTTATGAAATCTACCTTATGTATAATTAAGCCTCCTAGGCTCGTAGGAACTGCTGCTAACAAAATAGTAGAGATATGATAGGATTTTGACAATAGGTAACAAATACTAAGAACAAGGAAACTAGAGATGGTATGATCAATTAAACTTGGTCCTTATCTGTTGAAGATGGTGTTGGAACTTTATCTTAGTGATGCCAGCTAGGAAGCCCTCATACCTGCTGCTAGGTGCTACAGTACGCTACTGTTCACCGGTGTCCATGGCTAGCACACCCTCATggtttccccccccccccccccccccccaaaaaaaaaaaaagattagttATTACAGCATGTACCTTCGTTGTAATGGTGttgtaaataataaaatatcaaCAATTATTTCTTGGTGTTGGAGTATTAAACGTGTGACACTGGTCACCAAGGTGAATGATgcttaaaatttggaattttttAATTGTCTGCACTAGTTCGTGTTGTTACTTATAGTATAGAGAACCTAATGATTCGGCAGGGAGGACCACAAACTGATCGCTTACCATCTATCTGGTTCTGCAGGTTTGCCTGTCCTGGCGAAGGCCTTCCCCCAGAGATTGTTCAAGACATGTTTAGTAACTCCCGCTGGACAACCCAAGAGGGTATTGGCCTAAGCATATGCAGGAAGATCCTAAAATTGATGGGTGGCGAGGTCCAATATATAAGGGAGTCGGAGCGGAGTTTCTTCCATATCGTACTTGAGCTGCCCCAGCCTCAGCAAGCAGCAAGTAGGGGGACAAGCTGATATGGTGTATGCTCGTCGCTAACCTCGCATAACTATTCGGTCAACCAGGTGACCTGGGATCTTCTGATGGAGAACCCAGTTTATGAGAGTTCCAGAAACCAACATTTCGTTGACTCTGATGAAGCACATCTGAACTTTGGAACGGCATCGGTGATTCTCGGTGTCGAGGTGGTCCCTCCAGTCTCCTGATTCCTGGCATGCCCGACTGTAAGTTCAGCTTTGGACGATGTTGTTCTATTAGAGTTCTATGGCGGCAAGCAATGCACACTGACGGTCATGTAACTCGTAGCATAGGCCCACTACCACTTGGTTGAAGTACATATATGTTCTAAAAGCTGCCATGTATATAACATCGGTTATATATGTACTACGTGCATAAGGAGAGCTGTGCAGCTCCCAGGGTGGTATTTTGTAGGGCTTCCCAAGCCTATGACATCTTATTATATCATGTTAACATAAAAGCATTTGGTTTCCTTGGATGTTGGCATCTACTCGACTCCCCAATTCTGTTGTGCAGAGTATTGTCCTGATGTCTTCCTATGAATCTCTTGCTATTTTTATCCTGTCGTTGCTCGAGCGTGTGCAACCCGATGTCTTCCTGTGCCGTTTGCCTGTCCGGCTCGTGTATGGTGAGACCGTGAGATTGGCTGCTGAAACGCTGGGCCGGTGCGCATCAGCGCATGAGCCGCAACCTGCGGGCCTAGGTGACGTACGGCTTTCGACTGATCAGATAAACGATAAACGGAGAGGAGAAACGGTTGGGAGTTGGGACACAGGTTACGTATCGTTTTCTAGCTCGCCTCTCCCTGCACCAACAACGCTGTTTATTGCTCGGCAATAGTTTGTTCAGGACTGTCGACTAAGTTGCAAGACCAATGAACAGCCGGTACGAAGAGGAGTGCAGAATCGTATTTTACAGCTTGTATGTACATGCACATGCCATTTGCCATCTGGTGGTTCCATGCTTGATGCTTCCATACAGTTACAAATGTTAACTTGTGTATAGATTATCGTAGTCGTAGGTAGGCTCCATCAAAATGCAAACCGAAGATTTAGGCCCTGTGGTGTTTTTCTAGACTGCCGATGCAGTTCCATAGGAGGACTACCTGTTCGgatttatatattaaaaaaagaactgtAGAAATTTCATGAGAACAACCATTCGAATCACTTGAGGTATCTGGTAAAACAATATGTTTCAAATAAAATCGAAACCACTGACATATGCTTGAATGCTTGACAGTGCATTCACAACCAAAAATAGAACATTATTAagacgcgggggggggggggggggggggtcataTAGGTAGAATATGTAGAAAGTAACTGTAACTatgtttagggtgtgtttagttcacgttaaaattgaaagtttaattgaaattagaatgatgtgatggaaaagttgaaagtttatgtgtgtagaaaaattttgatgtgatggaaaaattaaaagtttaaagaaaaagttgggaactaaaccaggcgtTAAGTATGCATGTTCAGCACCAAGGCAGAGGCACAAGGGCGTCCTgctataatgttttttttttttgactgcaTCATGAATCAATACTgatataaatgttttttttaaaaagatataaaTGTCCATCTTATCATACAAACAGCACTCAGCTGCATGTGGGGAGATTAAATGCTTGGCTGCAAATGGTGTGCAACCTTTTCTCCCTTTGCAGCTCATGCTTGGCTGCTTCCATATGATAGTTCGGCCTAATTATATACATGGCTCGAATTCATTCTCGTCGTCTACACCGATCATTGATGAGCATATGCTCGATTGGACCCATCAATCGGACCCAAACCGCGGAGTTGTAACAAATGCTCGACTTTCTCTCGTCGATCTCTTATCGATCAGACTCCAAAGGGGACAAATCAAAGATATCGATCGCTAAGTGGTCCAGTGTGTGCCGGGAGCATGTCCCTGCAATACCAAGGATAATAGTAGAGTTTACTTCCTACTATTAGTCTATCTTAaaaccaatatatataataaattagttataagattggctacaattttcttctcctctctctatctctcacttatatatttaatgtatttgtcttggagcttgtgATAAGTTAGCTCTTGtatgagagccaacacccttGATTTTTCACTATCTCTCCGCCACCTAAActtatagtaggcttatagctcattattatacttgctctgaGAGGAGTGCTTAGTTATGTGAGCACTATCCAAGTCATTCGGAATGTACCTATGTGAGCATTATCCTAGTAGTAGTACGTGGTAAAAGGCCATGGTGCACGGTGACTTTGGAACGTTCAGAGCTGGACCATCATGTCCCGGCTAAGCTAGCTGCTCAATCTCAAAAACCTCAAATCGTCAACCGTAGTAGTAACTCCTAGCTACCCTCCTGACCTGCCGTCCTCACCTGCTATCCATACGGTTGTGAATGGCATAATGGCACACACCAGACGTCCAGCTCGCGAATATGTGCTTATCTATATATACGCATTCTTTTTGTGAACACCATATGCATTATGAAATTTAACTATCTGAACTCACGAGATACAAAAACTCGTAATTTAGCTAGCCCCGGCTTCCCGCCCGTCCGGCATTCATATACAATTGTCTCACTCCGCTGCATCGCACATACCGTGGTATACATGCATTTATCTCACTTTTTCTGAACCTTACGTGCACACACAGGCATGCAGCTGTGCAATAACGCCATCTAACGATCGAACTAATAATTGCCAGttttcaaaaaagaagaaaggaactAATAATTGCCACAAAATCGTCTGCGTGCGCCGGTATGCATGCACTGATATCCCGTCAAGCACCCCGCGGCCCGCGGGGCCGCGCGCGACCTGCATCCCTGCACTGTGGAACGTGCATCTGCATGCCCGGCGCCCGGACGAGAGCAGAGCAAAAGTTGGTTCGGCGACGGACGCCTACGCGTGAACATAAATGCaccggcgcgccgcgccgcccccttCTCCGATCGACCCGAACCACACGTCCACACGCACCCCAAAACCCAAAAATCGACCATAAACCCTCGTCCCTCGTCCTTGCTGGCTTTAGTGTTTGGTCTGTCGAAGCTGATGAGAGGTCCAAGCCCTACTGTACAAAACTCTGGACTTTGGTCATCCTTTCCCCAACTACTTGCATTAACTCCACGCACACAGGATACACACTCACTCCGTTGTGGCGTTGTCCACTCGGCCACTTGAATACTTGATCCAGCTTGTATCAACGTACCATCCCCTGCTAGAGCTAGCTATATAAGCACGCGAACGGTCTTCGCTTCAATCATCGGATCGGAGCAGCAGCTCAACACTCATTAGTCCAgtgatagctagctagctacgagcTTCATGGGGAGGACGGGGAGACGTGTGAGGGCCTTTGCGCTCGCGGCATTGGCCGCGGTGCTTGTTCTGGTGGCGTCCACTGAGGCACGGCTCCTTGAGAAGGAGACGttgggtggcggaggaggcttcggtggtggtggtggctttggtggtggtggtggtcttggaggaggtggtggtgcaggTGGTGGTTTCGGTGGAGGGCTTGGTCATGGCGGAGGTCTTGGCGGTGGGTTTGGAGGGGGTAAAGGTGGCGGCctaggcggaggcggtggtcttggcggcggaggtggcgcagGTGGTGGTTTCGGTGGAGGGCTTGGTCATGGTGGTGGCCTTGGCGGTGGGTTCGGTGGTGGGAAGGGCGGTGGTcttggcggaggcggcggtcttGGTGGTGGAgccggtggaggtggagggctTGGTAGTGGTGGTGGGCTAGGTGGCGGAGCTGGTGGTGGCCTCGGTGGTGGtgcaggtggaggtggcggacttggtggtggtgctggaggAGGACTTGGCGGTggagccggtggtggtggtggtgttggagGAGGCCTCGGTGGTGGTGCCAGAGGTGGgcttggtggtggtgctggcggaggcggtggactTGGTGGTGGTgtaggtggaggtggcggacttggtggtggtgctggaggAGGACTTGGCGGTggagccggtggtggtggtggtgccggagGTGGgcttggtggtggtgctggcggaggcggtggactTGGTGGTGGTGCAGGAGGCGGCCTTGGTGGGGGtgctggtggaggcggcgggcttGGCGGTGGTGCAGGGGGAGGACTcggtggtggtgctggtgccggtggaggtggtggactAGGTGGTGGCaccggaggaggtggtggactAGGTGGTGGTGCCGGAGGCGGtcttggtggtggtgcaggAGCAGGGGGAGGGCTAGGTGGCGGTGCTGGtgccggtggaggtggtggactCGGTGGTGGCGCCGAAGGAGGTGGCGGACTAGGTGGTGGTGCCGGAGGCGGtcttggtggtggtgcaggAGCAGGGGGAGGGctaggtggtggtgctggtgccggtggaggtggtggactcggtggtggtgctggaggaggtggtggactAGGCGGTGGTGCCGGAGGCGGCCTTGGTGGTGGTGCAGGAGCCGGTGGTGGGTTTGGAGGCGGTGCCGGTGCTGATGGAGGTGGCGGACTTGGTGGTGGcgccggaggaggtggcggactaggtggtggtgctggaggTGGTGTAGGAGCGGGTGGTGGGTTTGGTGGTGGTGCCGGTGCTGGtgcaggtggaggtggcggaCTCGGCGGTGGtgctggaggaggtggcggactTGGTGGTGGCACCGGAGGCGGCCTTGGTGGTGGTGTAGGAGCAGGCGGTGGCTTTGGGGGCGGCAAAGGTGGTGGCTTCGGCggggggctcggtggcggcagcggtagTGGTTTCGGTGGTGGGTTTGGTGCTGGTGGTGGAGCCGGAGGTGGTGCTGGTGCGGGTTTCGGCGGGGGCGCcggtgcgggtggtggtggagggctaggtgccggaggcggaggtggtggaggtttcggtggcggaggtggcgtTGGCGGGAAGCTGTGAGAAGTAATGCATGCACTTTGACATGCATACGTACTCGGTTGTATGATGCGTATAGATggttatacatacatatatatacagataTACTATATGATTGGCTAATAAGTAATAGCTGATCTTGTACTTTATTTAAGTTTTAACGATCTTGTTAGTTTGTCTTTATGATTTACTTATTCATCTTGTTGGTATGGGAATAAACTAGTAAATTCTACTGTACATTTGCACTAGTTTGTTCTTTCCCATTCCCtatatatcaaaataaattaaattacaaAGGTAGCTATGTATATTTATGAACTGGAGAGCTCAGGTATATATAAATGGAACATTTGTTAGTCCTCGCTGACACGCCATATAGGACAACGAATCCTCTCCtaggttcaattttttttggacggagggagtagttaagaAAACATCTCTCGTATAGTAAATTTGTAAAGATAAGCGCAAGAATGTAAATGGGGAGTTGAAGTTTACGAgggtgacaaatagttaaatttcagCCTTCTAACGTCCTAGAAGGACCCATTGGAGTGAAAGTGGATTTTTATTCCTCGATAGGACATCCCTTATTTTATGCTTggtgtttaaaaaatcattatttttttataaaaatgtcAAGATAGATCTAAAATTCGACTTATACGAtttgaaacaaataaaacaacaaatttaaccATGAATGACACGTTATATTCattgttaaatttgttatttttgtttctacttatataagttggatttgatcgtgcatgtttatgaagtgacatatcatatattgatttatctttctgaattgttttaacttttttgatGATTTTTAGGTGACATAAAAAATGAGGGGCGTCCCCTTATGGGGATGAATAGAGTTTCCCGACACTAGATCGCTTTAGGAACCGAATTAAAAGTAGCAGAAATAATATATTTAGGGCATATAATATACACATGAAAATTAAATGTGATGTTGTATGCACTGGACAGTCATAAACGAGCAATGTGCCTCAGTTCTAACTTGTAAGCAATAAAATGCGCAAGTTCATTTCGAGCTCATGATCAACAAATTAAATCTGCCATCTTCCTACTGCAAAGACACCAATCGTTCCAGTGCGCTTCCGTTTCGATTAGAAGTTTAGAACTCTTGACACCATGGTTACGGCTAGCCGGCCCagagcatgcatgcacacacacatacatgttACTACGTTTCTCTTTTTGGTTGGATATGATCAGTAGTAGTACGCCGGGAGCCACTCCTTGCCGTTGATGAAGTCGATGTTGATGAACTTGTCGGCCTCCTCCTGGGTGAGCTGCCGCGACCACGGCTCGCGCTTCGTCGCTTCGGAGCCCGGCCCGGTGCAGTTGAACTCCCCGAGCATCACGTGGCTGCACGCAACGCAAAAGCACGTACGcacgcaacaacaacaacatcgcatcagccatgcatgcaccaccggtcgatcgatcgaaggTGGTGAGATATGTGTAGTGATCAcgctatatatatgattttatattACTCGGTGGATCCGGTGTAGCCGTAGCTGGTCCAGCCGGCCGGGTTGATGGTCTTGGAGAGGTAGGTGTCGGCGAAGATGACGCGCGAGTAGGCCTCGTTGGCGCGGCCCAGGTACACCTGCCCGACGCCGTACACCTTGCCCTTGATGAAGACGAAGCCGCTGCCGTCCTCCTGCTTGCGGTTCTGCGCCGTGATGGACCCCTTGATCTCCGTCCGCCGGTCAGGCTTCACGAAGATCTCCGGGCACTGCGCATTCGCgttcatcgatcgatcaccatTCGAAGATGTGTTTTTGCATGTATGGGTGACTGGGTGATGTGTGCTAATTTGTGCTTTGTTATACTTGGAAGATGGACTGGCCGCCGCCGAAGATGAAGTCGATGTTGCCCTGGATGTAACAGCTCTCGTAGtagtggcggccggcgacgtcgaAGAGGGTGTGGTGGGGGCTGTAGAACGCGCAGTGGTAGAAGGCAATCTTGTCGCCGCCGACCATGGCGGCCACCGTGCGCACCTCCGGGACGTTGGGCAGCCCGGCGCGCGCGCTGTTCTGTGATCGATCGTTCCGTCGACGCACGCATGGATATACAAGGATCGTGTCAAGATTCAGAGACAGCGATATATGCACTGTGcacagagacagagagagaaacAGGGACGGACCCTGATGCTGAGGCCGAAGACGATGACGTTGTCCGCGTGCACGGTGAAGGCGGCAGACTCGGCGTTGTGGGAGGAAGCGGACTCGTGGTTGATTGAGGTCCGGCCCTTGCCGTTGCCCCTCACGAAGATGAACGGCTTGGTTTCCGGGATCATAACTTTCTCCCTGAACGCAGTCAATGCACGCATGCAAAAGATTCCTTACTACAATTTCTAGTGATCAAATTTGAACTTTGTATAGTATTTGTGTGGTGATATCCTTACACATGAATATATcttatcaaaaaaatttataattatttgGATGAATGCTAGAAAGctcgagggaaaaaaaaaacacagacaATCTCTGAGATAGACACGCATATATAGGTGCATGCAACCGTACACATGACGGTATCGGTACGAACCTGTAGATGCCGGAACGGAGGTGGACGATGACCCACTCGGTGTTGCCGACGGGCACGGCGTCGATGGCGGACTGCACGGTCTTGAACTCGTCCTCGGGGCCGACGATCAGCGTGCGCTTGGCGTTGATCTTGGAGGTGAGCAGTGGGCCATTGACGATGTCGTTGCTCTTCTTGGCCGTCTTGGCGAGCGCGCGGCCGAACGGCGACGAGAgcaccgccgcggcgacggcgaggagagggaggaggaggaggcgtggccGGGCCATCGCTACGCACCGCGGGTTTCTGCGATCGAAGATGGCTTAGCCACTGGTTTGGTTTCTCCTAGTGCAATGCAGGGGAGGGGTGCTCTTAACAGGGCGCGCGGTTTCTGGCCTCTCGCTGGCCCCGGCGCATGGGAGGGCCGGGAGGGAatggcggacgcgcgcgcgggcgcagTGATGTTTCGGTGTTTTTGGTTTGGCTTTGGTTGAAAAGCCGTTGAAACCAACGCGTCGGCTTTGGAGGTTGGGCATTAGCTggaggaataagtccactttgactcccttaaaagtgagccgaatctaatccatgaccctaaaccgcaaaaccggatatctcaacCCCCgaaactatcaaaaccggtgcaatttgactcccctggtggttttggagggcggttttggtgacgtggcgctgacgtggcggtgttgtcattcacacataaaaaatatggggcccactgacatgtgggacccgttcttcttcctcccctcttcctcccggggggctaatgggcgatcgatcgatcagcgaTCGGATCCGGCCCCCCCTCCCCTATacttctccctcttctcccccttcctcctccccttctcctctttctactacagtagaccacacaaaattt from Oryza glaberrima chromosome 3, OglaRS2, whole genome shotgun sequence carries:
- the LOC127765921 gene encoding glycine-rich cell wall structural protein-like yields the protein MGRTGRRVRAFALAALAAVLVLVASTEARLLEKETLGGGGGFGGGGGFGGGGGLGGGGGAGGGFGGGLGHGGGLGGGFGGGKGGGLGGGGGLGGGGGAGGGFGGGLGHGGGLGGGFGGGKGGGLGGGGGLGGGAGGGGGLGSGGGLGGGAGGGLGGGAGGGGGLGGGAGGGLGGGAGGGGGVGGGLGGGARGGLGGGAGGGGGLGGGVGGGGGLGGGAGGGLGGGAGGGGGAGGGLGGGAGGGGGLGGGAGGGLGGGAGGGGGLGGGAGGGLGGGAGAGGGGGLGGGTGGGGGLGGGAGGGLGGGAGAGGGLGGGAGAGGGGGLGGGAEGGGGLGGGAGGGLGGGAGAGGGFGGGAGADGGGGLGGGAGGGGGLGGGAGGGVGAGGGFGGGAGAGAGGGGGLGGGAGGGGGLGGGTGGGLGGGVGAGGGFGGGKGGGFGGGLGGGSGSGFGGGFGAGGGAGGGAGAGFGGGAGAGGGGGLGAGGGGGGGFGGGGGVGGKL
- the LOC127768198 gene encoding probable pectinesterase 67; translation: MARPRLLLLPLLAVAAAVLSSPFGRALAKTAKKSNDIVNGPLLTSKINAKRTLIVGPEDEFKTVQSAIDAVPVGNTEWVIVHLRSGIYREKVMIPETKPFIFVRGNGKGRTSINHESASSHNAESAAFTVHADNVIVFGLSIRNSARAGLPNVPEVRTVAAMVGGDKIAFYHCAFYSPHHTLFDVAGRHYYESCYIQGNIDFIFGGGQSIFQCPEIFVKPDRRTEIKGSITAQNRKQEDGSGFVFIKGKVYGVGQVYLGRANEAYSRVIFADTYLSKTINPAGWTSYGYTGSTDHVMLGEFNCTGPGSEATKREPWSRQLTQEEADKFINIDFINGKEWLPAYYY